Proteins from one bacterium genomic window:
- a CDS encoding NFACT RNA binding domain-containing protein, protein MLSLVELERVATALTAEFVGGRVERWVEPDRGRLAFTIYRRDEAGKRKSTLGIDARPELARVGLLGRMPAAPDSLPAFSAYLRAHLGRARLERATLRGDDRQLALRFSARDGEYTLLFSIFGRRSNLYLLDADERIVQALRPVADTRSELALGDRWADPGSGSPQRGEDRFADQDGLDLLEAVEACYAERIGERTADEGRRRLASALKKARKTAERRLERIEAELAEADQATTLQEHGELLKANLGRIDPGASEITVDDFTTGEPVTIALDPKKSPKENLDAIFKRYQKLLRRLTKAGGQVDGAQQAIDAIVALEGELETTDSLDSLLERADVRKILGRHTTKPSATAVSKAPELPPLPQAYRNLPRKLHPRRYRSAEDLEIWVGRSDEANDVLTTRLARGKDLFFHLDGAPGSHVILRTEGREDPPAEAVIDACELAVHFSKQKNAGRADVHVVPIKNVKKPKGAKRGLVYVTGGKSVHLRREPERLERLLKSRIED, encoded by the coding sequence ATGTTGAGTCTGGTGGAGCTCGAGCGGGTCGCGACCGCGCTCACGGCGGAGTTCGTCGGCGGGCGGGTGGAGCGCTGGGTCGAGCCGGACCGGGGACGGCTCGCCTTCACGATCTATCGGCGCGACGAAGCGGGGAAGCGGAAGTCGACCCTCGGGATCGACGCGCGTCCCGAGCTCGCACGGGTCGGTCTCCTCGGCCGGATGCCTGCGGCACCGGACAGCCTGCCGGCCTTCAGTGCCTACCTGCGCGCCCATCTCGGCCGCGCCCGCCTCGAACGGGCGACGCTCCGCGGAGACGATCGGCAGCTCGCGCTCCGCTTCTCGGCTCGGGACGGGGAATACACGCTGCTCTTCTCGATCTTCGGCCGGCGGAGCAATCTCTACCTCCTCGACGCCGACGAGAGGATCGTCCAGGCGCTGCGCCCTGTGGCGGACACGCGGTCCGAGCTCGCCCTCGGCGATCGCTGGGCGGATCCGGGTTCGGGGAGTCCGCAACGGGGTGAAGATCGGTTCGCCGACCAGGATGGACTCGACCTGCTCGAGGCGGTCGAGGCGTGTTATGCGGAACGGATCGGCGAGCGGACCGCGGACGAGGGGCGCCGTCGTCTCGCCAGCGCGCTCAAGAAGGCGCGCAAGACGGCCGAGCGGCGCCTCGAGCGGATCGAGGCGGAGCTCGCCGAGGCGGATCAGGCGACGACGCTCCAGGAACACGGGGAGCTCCTCAAGGCGAACCTCGGCCGGATCGACCCGGGCGCCTCGGAGATCACGGTCGATGATTTCACGACGGGTGAGCCGGTCACGATCGCCCTCGATCCGAAGAAATCGCCCAAGGAGAATCTCGACGCGATCTTCAAGCGCTACCAGAAGCTCCTGCGTCGTCTGACCAAAGCCGGCGGGCAGGTCGACGGGGCACAGCAGGCGATCGACGCGATCGTGGCGCTCGAAGGCGAGCTCGAGACGACCGACTCGCTCGATTCCCTCCTCGAGCGCGCCGATGTCAGGAAGATCCTCGGGCGGCACACGACGAAGCCGAGCGCGACCGCCGTGTCGAAGGCGCCGGAGTTGCCGCCGCTCCCCCAGGCCTACCGAAACCTGCCGCGGAAGCTCCACCCGCGTCGCTACCGCTCGGCGGAGGACCTCGAGATCTGGGTCGGTCGGAGCGACGAGGCGAACGACGTGCTCACGACGCGTCTCGCCCGGGGAAAGGACCTCTTCTTCCACCTCGACGGCGCGCCGGGCAGCCACGTGATCCTGCGGACCGAAGGGCGCGAGGATCCGCCCGCTGAAGCGGTCATCGATGCCTGTGAGCTGGCCGTGCACTTCTCGAAACAGAAGAATGCGGGTCGCGCGGATGTGCACGTCGTGCCGATCAAGAACGTCAAGAAGCCGAAGGGGGCGAAGCGCGGACTCGTCTACGTGACCGGAGGGAAGTCCGTCCACCTGCG